In Vicia villosa cultivar HV-30 ecotype Madison, WI linkage group LG7, Vvil1.0, whole genome shotgun sequence, the DNA window ACGTCAAGAATATATCATCAAATAGAAGATTCTAGGGCCTTCAGATCAAACGTCAACCTGTCCTAGAAAATATTGGATCCAAGAATAAAAGAGAAGGCTATACATTGGGTCATAAAATGAGTCATATCTCACCATCTAACGACGTGAACGATCTGCATGAAAAATAAAGAGTGAAGGTAAGTAAAAATCTTAATAGATTTCTATACAAAGAAACAACATATGTCAAATGGAATACAAACTCAGAAAACCGAAAACATTTCTTCCTTTACCTCAATTTACCATTGACTTTAACTTTAAAGTGTTTTTTTTTGGCACATAGCACCCCCTTTTCCATGCTCAACCAAACCGAAAAAGAACCAATCAATCAAAACCGAATATGAATTTTTGGTTTAACAAAttcatattaaattaattattaaacttgGTTTTGAATATACATTAAAAACGAAGTGATCATCATAAAAACTCTTTTGCCCATCTTAACTATAGAACATCCCATATTATAGCTCAACAGGCGTTGATGGCCCATTATTGCTTATATCAGCCAAAATGTGTCAATATAATATTATCAAAGCATCATGATCAATATAAATAGTGATGCCTAAACTTAAAACTTAAGTCATAAACATTCACAAAAATGGAATTGGCCTGTGCTAAACTGTGATACCTCtattaatctaaaaaaaaaaaaaaaaactgcttATCAACATGCACAAACACGTCTCTAGTTACCTCTCAATAGGTGTTAATGTCCCACTTTTCTTACAAACAGCCAAATTGTTACCATACAAAATGTGTATTACTTAGCAAGCTCTCTTTGTTCACTATAAATAGCCACTGACTGAATTAATATTTGACTACAATTAAACTTTTATTTGATGCAAGATGAAAACTAAGTCTTTTATTTTCGTGTTCTCTCTTTGTGCACTAATTTATATCTCCTTATCACAAATTGAGCAATCTAAAGATGGAAaacaatgtatatgcaatgatgcaaatatgtataaattgtttgcaaaatttattttaatttttatcaattttaataTGTGTTTTGTTAAATTTTCAGCTGGTGTTACTAAAGAATTCAAAACAAAAGTTGTGATAGATAAGGACGGAGGCATGGGAGGTGGACACGAAGGAGACTACGGAGGAGGGTATGTTGATGGTGATTGGGGAGGTGGAGGAGGATACGGAGGAGGTTGGGAAGGAGAAGAAAATGAAGGAGGTTGCGAAGGAGGAGAAGGTGGAGAAGGAAACGACGAAGGTTGGGGAGAAGTTGGAGGAACCGAAGCAGGTTTCGGGGGAGAAAATGAAGGAGGTAGAAACGAAAAGCCTGGAGAAGGAGCATGAAAACCAGGAGAAATTAGTCTGACCTATAAGAAAAAGATTATGAGTTGTAACTGTGATGGAAAATTTTACTATGTGGCTTATTTAGAAGTTAGTGTATCATGTTATGTATTTTGAACTTGTGTTGAGAAACATGTAAACTGGCATATCATGTGTTCATGTCTGCTATAGTTAACCAGATGCATTTTTCTATGAATTATCTTTCCATTTATCATCATCCATAACTCACAAAGG includes these proteins:
- the LOC131617674 gene encoding uncharacterized protein LOC131617674 — protein: MKTKSFIFVFSLCALIYISLSQIEQSKDGKQSGVTKEFKTKVVIDKDGGMGGGHEGDYGGGYVDGDWGGGGGYGGGWEGEENEGGCEGGEGGEGNDEGWGEVGGTEAGFGGENEGGRNEKPGEGA